Within the Prosthecochloris marina genome, the region CCGAAGGAGGCATAATGAAAGAGATCATTGCAATTATCAGGATGAAAAAAATGAATGAAACAAAGCAGGCACTCATCGACGCCGGCATCTCTTCATTTACCGCCCTCGGACGCATTCTCGGGAGAGGAAAAGGTCAAGTGCATTTCGATATTCTGGAAGGCGCCGAAAACGGTTACCAGGAAGCAATAGAGCAGCTTGGTGGACCACCCCGCCTGGTTGCGAAAAGACTCATTGCCATTGTGGTACCTGATGAGATGAAACAAACCGCCATCGACACAATAATTAAAACAAATCAGACCGGAAAACCCGGTGACGGCAAAATCTTCGTTACCGACATCACCGACAGCATCAGGGTTCGTACAGGAGAAATCGGCGATGCAGCGCTTGTATAAAAATAATTCATGATGAAAA harbors:
- a CDS encoding P-II family nitrogen regulator; the encoded protein is MKEIIAIIRMKKMNETKQALIDAGISSFTALGRILGRGKGQVHFDILEGAENGYQEAIEQLGGPPRLVAKRLIAIVVPDEMKQTAIDTIIKTNQTGKPGDGKIFVTDITDSIRVRTGEIGDAALV